TCCCCCGATCTCGCTAACACTGGTGTGACGTCCACACTGTCCCCTGCTGCTCAACTGCCCACCCCAAGGGAAGGGGAATTACCTGACACTGCTGGCCCCTCGAATGCTCGTGCCGCTCAGCGCTCTTCTAGCACAGCCAGTGCTAAGACTCATGCAAGAGTGCTAAGTATGGATGGGGCAGGTGGAGGCCAGAGcaacactgcagctctgccgTCCACTCTGCTTACAatgccctccacctccacccctgcaCCACGCACTCTTACCATCTCTAAGTCTGACCTGGAAGCGCGCACCAGCCATACAGATGGCTTTCCTAGCACtcgacatcatcatcatcatcatcatcatcatcagcgaCTGGACTCTCTTGGAGGCTCTTGGACTGGCAACCAGATGGGCTGGAGGACTGGAGAGCTGGTTGAAGAGGGAGCTGTCGGAGGAGGTGAGTTTGCGTTATTATTGCCCATTTGCCCAGAATTTGGGGTAAAGCCACTTCTTCGGGTGCAATAGTATTATTTTTTATAGTATGATGATAATAATGTCTCTTTGAAAAATATGCTTtgaacatatatatatttattacatcttTCCACCCTTTAAAACCATTAATTGTTAATTATTATAgtaataaatgtattaaaatgttcTCCAGTGATAAAAGATAATTACTAAAGATGTAATATGCACCATAGAATGTTGTGTCTTTGCAACATCTCTGCCACTGGGGCTCACTAAATCAGAAGGCAGTTTCATCTGACGTGTTTCATAGCCACTGACAAGTCTACAGACAGATGAAATTGCACTTAAAAGTAATACAAAAAATTATTGAGTCTGTTACCATACAAATGGACAAATCAGATGACTAAACGCTGCAGACTGCAAGATTATATGTCTCAATATTAGTTTCCTGCAGTTTGTAATTGTGTAGTCATTTTATAACAATAGAAGAAACAAATGTGCTGTGATGAAATATAATACTAAGCATCGCCCACTGCCTCTGCTAATCAGTTTCCTGGCAGAATCCCTGAATGTAATAATTTCAGTATTTGGCTAATGCCTGCTAACCTGTTATTATCTGAGGTACTTACTAATGTTGCTTATTCTTTTCACCATCAATGCTTGATTACGCTGCATTCTTGCAGTTGACATGTACTCAGTGGGGTTTGCTATGCCTGGataattaaaaagaaagaatTTGATTAGTAGTAACAGTAAGTCATactgttgactgtgtgtgtggtttatgtcAGCATGTGGTTCATTCTAAATCCAGGCATAAAATATGTCAGGAgtaaaaatgcaaaatgagaTTTACAAGAAAATGGAGCTCTGTATAATCCACATAGACTGTTGTGATGTAACCGATGACATTTTTTTCAGCCTTGGATCCTGAGAATGGAGGCAAACATGATTCAGTCAGCAGTGTTAAGAGGACCCAAGCCATTCGCAGGAGACACAATGCTGGGAGCAACCCTACACCACCCCCATCCACAATGGGATCCCCTCCCAGGTTAGTCACCAAAGCAGTGAATACCCACTGCCTTACCTCAAGCTTTGCATGTCTTTATGTTACCAACTTTACCAAGTGTGCAGTAGCCATTACATTGTGAAATGTAGTAATTTGACATGCAAAATAGTTTCAGTAGAAGTAGTACCGAGTCAAAgtcaaatattaaacacattttgattggagtgttgttgttgttgttattttctgcagcctccaggacctccagcggACCAGGACCTCATCTCACTCACGGGCTCGCACACTTCCCTCAGCCTTACAGTTtgcctcctcgctcctcctgcCCCGTGGTGGTGTCCACGAAGCCTCCACCTTTGACGACACATCAGAGGGGGCAGTGCACTATTTCTTTGACGAGAGTGGTGAGTCAGGCGCCTCGAACAGCCCCACAGCTCTTGGAAGACAAAATGTAGTTTATGATGCAAAAGCTTTAGACAGAAATCTATACGATGTGATTATTTTTTTCACCTTTGCGATTACCAAAACGAATGTTAGGATTAAGTTTTGAATTTCTGTCTTTAATTTTACAGGCGTGAAGAGGTCATACACGTTTGGAACTGCAGGAGGTGGATATGAGGATCCAGTTCAGTAAGTTCAGATATTTATGTCAACTGTCCTTTTCTTCACGTCTATTAAGAGTTACATAGAAGACAAATAGTTAAACTTAATACCATACAATTTTATTATTGCAGGGAAAGGGAGAGACAGTCCCAATCATCAAGCTTCACCTCCACTGAGGTCCAGGATGGGGCACCAGTGGCCATGTTCCAGCCCAGACCTGTAGTTTTACAGGGCATGCAGGTGCGCCGAGTGCCTCTGGAAATGCCTGAGGTTAGCAGTCTTTAATGTCTAATATGGCACAGAACAGTATGTAAGTAAGTCAGGACTAACAATGAGAGAAACTCCTTCGATTTTTGCTCTGAATTCATCATTCATTTCTGACCTCCTGCCTAGTTTGATTTGGACCACGAGTCTCTGCAAGAGTCCCAAGAAAACACTCTGATGATCGAGGAAAAGGCCAAACCCAAGCAGTACTATCGCTTTTGGGTGCTACCGGGGAAGTGGCTGAGGGTTCGTTATGATCGGTTGGCACTTCTAGCCTTATTGGACAGGTGAGTGGGCCTGTTGGAGTGGTGGTGATGCCCATTTGGTCTTTTTGGCTGGTATTACCCGGTGTGGCTTCTGAAGGACACATTGCAGCCAAACAATTTTCCCAATGAGCACTGACTAAATCTTGAAAGAATTTTACATGACTGGATGTGATTTATTAGTGCTACATCGTTAAGAAGATATTTATTGCCACAGTTGGATGGAACATGTGTTTATCGTGTTTTTCTACCCGCTTCCATTCTGTGGCCAGAAACCGCCGCGTGGGGGAGaatgtgtttgctgtggtgCTGGCAAGTCTGGTGGCCTTCCTGGGgttcctgcttctgctccaggGCTTCTTCAGGGACATCTGGGTCTTCCAGTTCTGCCTGGTCATTGCCAGCTGTCAGTACTCCTTACTGAAGGTATCGTACCTCGTGCATATGTAAAGTTATTATATTGAAGAATCTAAGCTCATACTACAGGTTAAAATCCTCCCTCTGTTTTGTGTAGAGTGTGCAACCAGATGCAGCGTCACCCATGCATGTGAGTAGAGGTCACTTATGGTAAATGCAGGTATGATGTGCAAAACCTACGGGaagtaattttattttgaaaatttcTGCGTGTTTTCAACAGGGCCATAACTGGATCATTGTGTACAGTCGGCCAGCTTACTTTTGCTTGTGCTGTGTGGTGATCTGGATTTTTGACCTGTCTGGACGCTCTGGAATCCTGCAACCCGTCTCCCTCTATGGTGTCACCTTTTTCTCTGGACAGTTCCTGCTCTGTGTCAGGGATATGCTCATCGGTTAGTTTTTACACAGCATTCTGTAGTCTTAAAGTAACACTGTAATACATTTCTATTATACCAATTTAGCAGGCAGGAAAAGGTAAAGCTTCACAAAGTTAGTCTCTAAGTCTATATTATCTGCTAACTGTTATCTGCTATGGATCTCTCTAACTTTCCGGCTTttaatatttcttttcttttcccgTCAGTGTTTGCCTTGTGTTTCCCAGTCATCTTCCTGTTCGGGTTGCTACCTCAGGTCAATACTTTTGTGATGTGTCTGCTGGAGCAGATCGACATGCACGTTTTTGGGGGAACTGGTAATAACATCTACACAGGATTTACCCGCACCTTGTCATCAAATTAGGAAAGTGCTAAAGTGTCTCATTCTTTCTCCTCAGCCACTACCAGCCCCCTCTCATCTCTATTTAGCCTCATACGCAGCATCCTAGTGGCTGCCCTGCTGTATGGATTTTGCCTCGGTGCTATTAACGTGAGGAAAACCCACACTAAGCGTGACTTTGCAGGAGTTTTATTGTAGTGTGTGATTTCATTGTGTCATATAATCTCAACtctattctttttatttttttaggcaCCGTGGGGGGATGCCCATGTGCCAgtactgttctctgtgttttgtgGCTTACTCTTGGCTTTATCCTACCACCTCAGCCGCCAAAGCAGCGACCCCACCATTCTCTGGTTGGTATAAAGACCATACATTAGCATTTACATATAACTGGCACACATTTGGCTGACTAGCAGTTGTCTATTAACACTGGTGTATCCGTTTATTGATTtatgtctttttctttctctcaacTACTAATATCAGGGCGTTGGTCCGGTCTAAATTGTTTCCAGAGCTGGAAAACCGAACACCAGAGGAACCTCCTGTGGAGATCAAAGACCCTCTTCCTGAGAAGCTACGTAACTCTGTGGTAAAGCTTAGCCCTCATTGATCTTTATAGACTCACAGTTTCGTCATATTGTTGTTACTACACACGAGCGCCCTCTTACTCTCTACTTGTAGAAAGAGGTTCTCCATTCAGACCTTGTCATGTGTCCCCTCATGGCTGTGATTACCTTCGCCATCAGTGCCAGCACTGTTTTCATCGCTCTTCAAGTCAGTAGGCGCAGCGTTTATGATCCTGTTCTTTCAATACATTTCTTATTTCAGTATAGATTGACTTAGAGAAAGATATGAGATAATGaattgtactttttttttttttttttttgatctaCAGCCTGCTCTTAGCTTTGTCCTGTACATCCTGGCTGGAGTTGTAGGCTTCATCACACACTATCTCCTGCCTCAGCTGCGCAAACAGCTGCCGTGGTTCTGCTTGGCTCACCCTGTGCTGCGCTCCAGAGAGTACAGTCAGTTTGAGGTTCGAGGTGAGTGTCAGATTAGTCTTTCTCCTCAGTCACAAACAGATATGGGTGTGTAATAGAAAGCAGATCATTTTGCGAACTTTGGATTTTCTAAGCAAGTGTGTTACATcatttttcctttcatttgCCCCAGATGCTGCTCAGTTGATGTGGTTTGAGAAGCTGTATGCGTGGCTTCAGTGCGTGGAGAAATATTTCATCTACCCAGCTGTAGTTCTCAACTCTCTAACGACAGAAGCTCGAACTGTGGGCCAGAACCATAAAGAACTGGACATTTAGTAAGTCTTTCTTTATTCACATCTACCTTAGTGTCCTGGCTCTTCTCCCAGGCAGCAtgtgctgtcagctgtttttgttgggAACATAGAACGTAAAATTAAGCCATGCTAAAATTCCCTAGTTGTGTAATGTGCTCAGTAGCAAAAAGTACCTAAAATATACTCCAGCAAATGGTGTTTTTCTCCCTTTAGCAGTCGACTAGAATAGTCAGCTGTCTGCTTAGATCAGGCTTTGGGAACTGAATGTCATTCATCGCTACTGTTTCAGCCTCGTTTGTCAGCGTGTCTCTGATTTCctctttcctgcctcctccagcagccgagCTCTCTTCATTTCAGTGGCAGGAATGAAGCTGCTGCGTTCGTCCTTTTGTGCCCCATCGCAGCAGTACGTCATGCTGTGCTTCACCACACTCTTCTTCCAGTTTGACTATCCGCGCTTCTCTGAGACATTTTTAATTGACTATTACTTCATGTCCATTATCTTCAGCAAGGTACGCCCACACACAGTCGGTGAATAATGAATTCGGAAGGCATTTGTTTGTCTCTTAATGTGATTTTGATCTGTCCTTTTGGTTGCTTAGATGTGGGACCTCCTGTACAAGCTCCGCTTTGTACTCACTTACATCGCCCCCTGGCAGATTACCTGGGGCTCAGCCTTCCACGCCTTTGCACAACCCTTTGCTGTGCCTCGTATCCTTCAACATAAGTTATGCGCCACCTCAAATACACCTAGAAATTGGCCGCCGTTAATTGAACATGAAATTAAATTGTGTGCATTTTTATTGCTGTGCAGCTTTGTTCTTCCATGTGGTGAAAGGTTTTGCTAATTCTCTGATGTGACGTCCTTAACTCGTGCTATTTCAGACTCTGCTGTGCTTTTCGTCCAGGCTGTCTTTTCTGCCGTCTTTTCCACCCCCCTCAATCCTGTCCTAGGCAGCGCTGTGTTTGTCACGTCGTACATTAGACCCGTCAAATTCTGGGAGAGAGACTACAAGTATGTAACTTCTGAAAGATGACTGAAATCTTAAATTAAGACATTTCCTTTTATTAAGCTAATTGTTCTTTATGTATCTAGCACCAAGCGGGTTGATCATTCGAACACTAGACTTGCTACTCAGTTAGACCGTAACCCAGGTAATACATTTTGTCTTAATATTTGATCATCTTTTTGTGTCTTGAATTTTTGCTTTGAAACAAAAACTCATCTGTTGTTCATCTGTCTTCCAAGGTGCTGACGACAACAATCTGAACTCCATATTCTACGAGCACCTGACCCGCTCTCTGCAGCATAGCCTGTGTGGAGACTTGCTGCTTGGCCGCTGGGGAAACTACAGCACGGGCGACTGCTTCATCCTCGCCTCAGACTACCTTAACGCTCTGGTGCACATCATCGAGATTGGCAATGGCCTGGTCACCTTCCAGCTGAGGGGTCTGGAGTTCAGAGGTCTGCATAAGGGAATGATTTGAGCTGACAGTGTTTGGGGCTTGAAAAATGAGATCGGTTTACGTTGTTTGCCTTCTGGTTCCAAAATGTCACTTTGTTATCTATCAACTGTTTTCCCAGAAAAGTGTTTGGTACAGAGATCAGGTGGTTGTAACCCAAGACGGTAGCTTTTTTTGTAGAGTAGCAGGTCATGCTACTGAGCCATGAGAAGTATTGCTTAAGGACTAATGTAATAACCTTGTAATCTGGTACTGTTCATCTGTACCCACATTGTTATATAGCAGTTTTATTCCTTTTTGTAGCTGCATGTCTCTTTTAATTTAATCCACCTCTTCCTCATTTCTGTCTAGGTACGTACTGTCagcagagagaggtggaggcCATCAccgagggggtggaggaggacgagggctgctgctgctgcgagccTGGCCACCTCCCCCATATGCTGTCGTTCAATGCTGCCTTTGGGCAGCGCTGGCTGGCGTGGGAGGTGGCCGCCACCAAGTACGTGCTGGAGGGCTACAGCATCAGTGACAACAATGCCGCCTCTATGTTACAAGTGTTTGACCTTCGTAAGATCCTCATCACATATTATGTCAAGGTAAGCTATTGCtcaatgcttttttttcttattttgctGTCATTATGAGCTAATTTCACAAATGTCTGCAAAACGAATGCGCTTCGTGTTTGTGCCCTTGAACAGAGCGTCATCTATTATGTGAGTCGATCATCAAAGCTAGAGGACTGGCTGACGAATGAGTCGATTCAGGAGGCTCTGCGGCCTTGTCTCAGCCCCAACTACATTGATAGTGACCCCACATTCAACCTGAACATTGATGAGGACTATGACCACAGGGCCTCTGGGATTACTCTGTCCTCATTCTGCATCATTTACCTGGACTGGATTCAGTACTGCAATAGCAGGCGTCAAACGGTTAGACTCTCTGTAACAACTTTATTATGCTGCATACTTTTATTATAGTAGTACACAGTTGTACAATATTTGACCACTAATTCTAGCTTCTTTGCTGTGTTGTAGCCGGTGGCTAGTGAAAAAGACTCGCCACTTGTCAGCCTCTGTTTTGGGCTGTGTATTCTGGGAAGAAGAGCCCTGGGCACAGCCTCTCACAGCATGTCTGCAAGGTAGAAGCAGCAAGCCCCACTGTTTATACACAtacatgtgtttgcagaggttATAGCTGTGTATCTGTTTGACAGCCTGGAGCCCTTTTTGTATGGCCTCCATGCACTGTTCAAGGGAGACTTCCGCATCACGTCTCCCAGAGATGAGTGGGTGTTTGCAGACATGGACCTGCTGAATCGAGTCGTGGCACCAGGAGTGCGGATGTCCCTCAAATTGCATCAGGTAGCTTCTCAAAGATGCAGAAAAAACAAGTGTTAggggctgtttttgtttgggtttgtcaccatttgaatttgaattaacAATGCTTTTCTCTTAATCTTTCAGGACCACTTCACATCTCCAGATGAGTATGAGGATCCTATGGTTCTTTATGACGCCATCACTGCCAATGAAGAGAAGATGTTGATATCACATGAAGGTGACCCAGTGTGGCGCAGCGCGATTCTAGCCAACATGCCTTCGCTGCTGGCATTGCGCCACATCATGGATGATGGAAGCGACGAGTACAAGATCATCATGCTGA
This Betta splendens chromosome 14, fBetSpl5.4, whole genome shotgun sequence DNA region includes the following protein-coding sequences:
- the LOC114869189 gene encoding pecanex-like protein 3 isoform X2, giving the protein MGSQALQILRQGVWASLTGGWYVDPHQSTFSNCFHLYLWIFLLAFPFLLYMALPPSLVVAGVYSAVVAVFFTAIKVVNYRLHAMFDLGEIVEKKQASLSAEAPRTEEGDEGSGVHDGNQQRDSHVGVEMTVFRKVNSTPPVRCSSQHSLFGLNQVSEFLPQLEDTGGTKDIKEFMREQGSNNVIVTSAHREILRQSSQDIIRTPNVVPSCISAALGGDFPSLIGVSGVAAGFVETGDCLSIPPSPSSQEDGGEKDQLQEMDELPEQRCQKDKGLGDYSPLGPSAESESLGETPLSPLIKSSLSEELSENLLGLGLDPVAFAPGTKHPGSRSGVALAAGSTDSCFSAGGATTDRETLSTVSSYRSEKTDSTQLESPSFSQSRPADGQTSAPAPAMGSNIPEPVESLAGQGGSDTDNLSDSVLLRSPSKEFSHSQGLDRTLVEGEDLAPVPSDIAQPPPLQNSSPSSSGHSEVCDLDRNVAVPPLPPPRQANSVPSGLALGLVCSEPALPISSAPFLLSDQPALQAQQVVRPKDLKLLRASGSTVGHRPGRRKAPRRRAGAGSSSFDCGSYRRHHNHRQHRDYILVRRLGAKAYSESLFEDSSDEDDGSDVSAGSSLGSQRHFSSDDDDNDDDDSSSSTSCYSPDLANTGVTSTLSPAAQLPTPREGELPDTAGPSNARAAQRSSSTASAKTHARVLSMDGAGGGQSNTAALPSTLLTMPSTSTPAPRTLTISKSDLEARTSHTDGFPSTRHHHHHHHHHQRLDSLGGSWTGNQMGWRTGELVEEGAVGGALDPENGGKHDSVSSVKRTQAIRRRHNAGSNPTPPPSTMGSPPSLQDLQRTRTSSHSRARTLPSALQFASSLLLPRGGVHEASTFDDTSEGAVHYFFDESGVKRSYTFGTAGGGYEDPVQERERQSQSSSFTSTEVQDGAPVAMFQPRPVVLQGMQVRRVPLEMPEFDLDHESLQESQENTLMIEEKAKPKQYYRFWVLPGKWLRVRYDRLALLALLDRNRRVGENVFAVVLASLVAFLGFLLLLQGFFRDIWVFQFCLVIASCQYSLLKSVQPDAASPMHGHNWIIVYSRPAYFCLCCVVIWIFDLSGRSGILQPVSLYGVTFFSGQFLLCVRDMLIVFALCFPVIFLFGLLPQVNTFVMCLLEQIDMHVFGGTATTSPLSSLFSLIRSILVAALLYGFCLGAINAPWGDAHVPVLFSVFCGLLLALSYHLSRQSSDPTILWALVRSKLFPELENRTPEEPPVEIKDPLPEKLRNSVKEVLHSDLVMCPLMAVITFAISASTVFIALQPALSFVLYILAGVVGFITHYLLPQLRKQLPWFCLAHPVLRSREYSQFEVRDAAQLMWFEKLYAWLQCVEKYFIYPAVVLNSLTTEARTVGQNHKELDIYRALFISVAGMKLLRSSFCAPSQQYVMLCFTTLFFQFDYPRFSETFLIDYYFMSIIFSKMWDLLYKLRFVLTYIAPWQITWGSAFHAFAQPFAVPHSAVLFVQAVFSAVFSTPLNPVLGSAVFVTSYIRPVKFWERDYNTKRVDHSNTRLATQLDRNPGADDNNLNSIFYEHLTRSLQHSLCGDLLLGRWGNYSTGDCFILASDYLNALVHIIEIGNGLVTFQLRGLEFRGTYCQQREVEAITEGVEEDEGCCCCEPGHLPHMLSFNAAFGQRWLAWEVAATKYVLEGYSISDNNAASMLQVFDLRKILITYYVKSVIYYVSRSSKLEDWLTNESIQEALRPCLSPNYIDSDPTFNLNIDEDYDHRASGITLSSFCIIYLDWIQYCNSRRQTPVASEKDSPLVSLCFGLCILGRRALGTASHSMSASLEPFLYGLHALFKGDFRITSPRDEWVFADMDLLNRVVAPGVRMSLKLHQDHFTSPDEYEDPMVLYDAITANEEKMLISHEGDPVWRSAILANMPSLLALRHIMDDGSDEYKIIMLNKRFLSFRVIKVNRECVRGLWAGQQQELVFLRNRNPERGSIQNAKQALRNMINSSCDQPIGYPIYVSPLTTSYAGGHGQLRSVWGGPVSPHNIYTWLISSWDRLQKGCGAGCNSGGNIEDSDCGGGSTSISTNPAVHTTQSTPASSLPQPHITTVQPSMGTDNPLGPTQNWPHHPQPLPLALLSQSEGRMEAGLLTSLQRTASIQGLLGQQLSSSQLSFSSSVAQPPLPGPERFCLETSGHRVGQRAGLSQGSGLHYESHFGKWSFSGRKAFNGPAVTEGEGGTVQTIRTQPTPSTALQDISPTQDPLGATQKMDPVLQTPGDPLTPREESTELPLLEHLH
- the LOC114869189 gene encoding pecanex-like protein 3 isoform X1; the encoded protein is MGSQALQILRQGVWASLTGGWYVDPHQSTFSNCFHLYLWIFLLAFPFLLYMALPPSLVVAGVYSAVVAVFFTAIKVVNYRLHAMFDLGEIVEKKQASLSAEAPRTEEGDEGSGVHDGNQQRDSHVGVEMTVFRKVNSTPPVRCSSQHSLFGLNQVSEFLPQLEDTGGTKDIKEFMREQGSNNVIVTSAHREILRQSSQDIIRTPNVVPSCISAALGGDFPSLIGVSGVAAGFVETGDCLSIPPSPSSQEDGGEKDQLQEMDELPEQRCQKDKGLGDYSPLGPSAESESLGETPLSPLIKSSLSEELSENLLGLGLDPVAFAPGTKHPGSRSGVALAAGSTDSCFSAGGATTDRETLSTVSSYRSEKTDSTQLESPSFSQSRPADGQTSAPAPAMGSNIPEPVESLAGQGGSDTDNLSDSVLLRSPSKEFSHSQGLDRTLVEGEDLAPVPSDIAQPPPLQNSSPSSSGHSEVCDLDRNVAVPPLPPPRQANSVPSGLALGLVCSEPALPISSAPFLLSDQPALQAQQVVRPKDLKLLRASGSTVGHRPGRRKAPRRRAGAGSSSFDCGSYRRHHNHRQHRDYILVRRLGAKAYSESLFEDSSDEDDGSDVSAGSSLGSQRHFSSDDDDNDDDDSSSSTSCYSPDLANTGVTSTLSPAAQLPTPREGELPDTAGPSNARAAQRSSSTASAKTHARVLSMDGAGGGQSNTAALPSTLLTMPSTSTPAPRTLTISKSDLEARTSHTDGFPSTRHHHHHHHHHQRLDSLGGSWTGNQMGWRTGELVEEGAVGGALDPENGGKHDSVSSVKRTQAIRRRHNAGSNPTPPPSTMGSPPSLQDLQRTRTSSHSRARTLPSALQFASSLLLPRGGVHEASTFDDTSEGAVHYFFDESGVKRSYTFGTAGGGYEDPVQERERQSQSSSFTSTEVQDGAPVAMFQPRPVVLQGMQVRRVPLEMPEFDLDHESLQESQENTLMIEEKAKPKQYYRFWVLPGKWLRVRYDRLALLALLDRNRRVGENVFAVVLASLVAFLGFLLLLQGFFRDIWVFQFCLVIASCQYSLLKSVQPDAASPMHGHNWIIVYSRPAYFCLCCVVIWIFDLSGRSGILQPVSLYGVTFFSGQFLLCVRDMLIVFALCFPVIFLFGLLPQVNTFVMCLLEQIDMHVFGGTATTSPLSSLFSLIRSILVAALLYGFCLGAINAPWGDAHVPVLFSVFCGLLLALSYHLSRQSSDPTILWALVRSKLFPELENRTPEEPPVEIKDPLPEKLRNSVKEVLHSDLVMCPLMAVITFAISASTVFIALQPALSFVLYILAGVVGFITHYLLPQLRKQLPWFCLAHPVLRSREYSQFEVRDAAQLMWFEKLYAWLQCVEKYFIYPAVVLNSLTTEARTVGQNHKELDIYSRALFISVAGMKLLRSSFCAPSQQYVMLCFTTLFFQFDYPRFSETFLIDYYFMSIIFSKMWDLLYKLRFVLTYIAPWQITWGSAFHAFAQPFAVPHSAVLFVQAVFSAVFSTPLNPVLGSAVFVTSYIRPVKFWERDYNTKRVDHSNTRLATQLDRNPGADDNNLNSIFYEHLTRSLQHSLCGDLLLGRWGNYSTGDCFILASDYLNALVHIIEIGNGLVTFQLRGLEFRGTYCQQREVEAITEGVEEDEGCCCCEPGHLPHMLSFNAAFGQRWLAWEVAATKYVLEGYSISDNNAASMLQVFDLRKILITYYVKSVIYYVSRSSKLEDWLTNESIQEALRPCLSPNYIDSDPTFNLNIDEDYDHRASGITLSSFCIIYLDWIQYCNSRRQTPVASEKDSPLVSLCFGLCILGRRALGTASHSMSASLEPFLYGLHALFKGDFRITSPRDEWVFADMDLLNRVVAPGVRMSLKLHQDHFTSPDEYEDPMVLYDAITANEEKMLISHEGDPVWRSAILANMPSLLALRHIMDDGSDEYKIIMLNKRFLSFRVIKVNRECVRGLWAGQQQELVFLRNRNPERGSIQNAKQALRNMINSSCDQPIGYPIYVSPLTTSYAGGHGQLRSVWGGPVSPHNIYTWLISSWDRLQKGCGAGCNSGGNIEDSDCGGGSTSISTNPAVHTTQSTPASSLPQPHITTVQPSMGTDNPLGPTQNWPHHPQPLPLALLSQSEGRMEAGLLTSLQRTASIQGLLGQQLSSSQLSFSSSVAQPPLPGPERFCLETSGHRVGQRAGLSQGSGLHYESHFGKWSFSGRKAFNGPAVTEGEGGTVQTIRTQPTPSTALQDISPTQDPLGATQKMDPVLQTPGDPLTPREESTELPLLEHLH
- the LOC114869189 gene encoding pecanex-like protein 3 isoform X3 codes for the protein MGSQALQILRQGVWASLTGGWYVDPHQSTFSNCFHLYLWIFLLAFPFLLYMALPPSLVVAGVYSAVVAVFFTAIKVVNYRLHAMFDLGEIVEKKQASLSAEAPRTEEGDEGSGVHDGNQQRDSHVGVEMTVFRKVNSTPPVRCSSQHSLFGLNQVSEFLPQLEDTGGTKDIKEFMREQGSNNVIVTSAHREILRQSSQDIIRTPNVVPSCISAALGGDFPSLIGVSGVAAGFVETGDCLSIPPSPSSQEDGGEKDQLQEMDELPEQRCQKDKGLGDYSPLGPSAESESLGETPLSPLIKSSLSEELSENLLGLGLDPVAFAPGTKHPGSRSGVALAAGSTDSCFSAGGATTDRETLSTVSSYRSEKTDSTQLESPSFSQSRPADGQTSAPAPAMGSNIPEPVESLAGQGGSDTDNLSDSVLLRSPSKEFSHSQGLDRTLVEGEDLAPVPSDIAQPPPLQNSSPSSSGHSEVCDLDRNVAVPPLPPPRQANSVPSGLALGLVCSEPALPISSAPFLLSDQPALQAQQVVRPKDLKLLRASGSTVGHRPGRRKAPRRRAGAGSSSFDCGSYRRHHNHRQHRDYILVRRLGAKAYSESLFEDSSDEDDGSDVSAGSSLGSQRHFSSDDDDNDDDDSSSSTSCYSPDLANTGVTSTLSPAAQLPTPREGELPDTAGPSNARAAQRSSSTASAKTHARVLSMDGAGGGQSNTAALPSTLLTMPSTSTPAPRTLTISKSDLEARTSHTDGFPSTRHHHHHHHHHQRLDSLGGSWTGNQMGWRTGELVEEGAVGGALDPENGGKHDSVSSVKRTQAIRRRHNAGSNPTPPPSTMGSPPSLQDLQRTRTSSHSRARTLPSALQFASSLLLPRGGVHEASTFDDTSEGAVHYFFDESGVKRSYTFGTAGGGYEDPVQERERQSQSSSFTSTEVQDGAPVAMFQPRPVVLQGMQFDLDHESLQESQENTLMIEEKAKPKQYYRFWVLPGKWLRVRYDRLALLALLDRNRRVGENVFAVVLASLVAFLGFLLLLQGFFRDIWVFQFCLVIASCQYSLLKSVQPDAASPMHGHNWIIVYSRPAYFCLCCVVIWIFDLSGRSGILQPVSLYGVTFFSGQFLLCVRDMLIVFALCFPVIFLFGLLPQVNTFVMCLLEQIDMHVFGGTATTSPLSSLFSLIRSILVAALLYGFCLGAINAPWGDAHVPVLFSVFCGLLLALSYHLSRQSSDPTILWALVRSKLFPELENRTPEEPPVEIKDPLPEKLRNSVKEVLHSDLVMCPLMAVITFAISASTVFIALQPALSFVLYILAGVVGFITHYLLPQLRKQLPWFCLAHPVLRSREYSQFEVRDAAQLMWFEKLYAWLQCVEKYFIYPAVVLNSLTTEARTVGQNHKELDIYSRALFISVAGMKLLRSSFCAPSQQYVMLCFTTLFFQFDYPRFSETFLIDYYFMSIIFSKMWDLLYKLRFVLTYIAPWQITWGSAFHAFAQPFAVPHSAVLFVQAVFSAVFSTPLNPVLGSAVFVTSYIRPVKFWERDYNTKRVDHSNTRLATQLDRNPGADDNNLNSIFYEHLTRSLQHSLCGDLLLGRWGNYSTGDCFILASDYLNALVHIIEIGNGLVTFQLRGLEFRGTYCQQREVEAITEGVEEDEGCCCCEPGHLPHMLSFNAAFGQRWLAWEVAATKYVLEGYSISDNNAASMLQVFDLRKILITYYVKSVIYYVSRSSKLEDWLTNESIQEALRPCLSPNYIDSDPTFNLNIDEDYDHRASGITLSSFCIIYLDWIQYCNSRRQTPVASEKDSPLVSLCFGLCILGRRALGTASHSMSASLEPFLYGLHALFKGDFRITSPRDEWVFADMDLLNRVVAPGVRMSLKLHQDHFTSPDEYEDPMVLYDAITANEEKMLISHEGDPVWRSAILANMPSLLALRHIMDDGSDEYKIIMLNKRFLSFRVIKVNRECVRGLWAGQQQELVFLRNRNPERGSIQNAKQALRNMINSSCDQPIGYPIYVSPLTTSYAGGHGQLRSVWGGPVSPHNIYTWLISSWDRLQKGCGAGCNSGGNIEDSDCGGGSTSISTNPAVHTTQSTPASSLPQPHITTVQPSMGTDNPLGPTQNWPHHPQPLPLALLSQSEGRMEAGLLTSLQRTASIQGLLGQQLSSSQLSFSSSVAQPPLPGPERFCLETSGHRVGQRAGLSQGSGLHYESHFGKWSFSGRKAFNGPAVTEGEGGTVQTIRTQPTPSTALQDISPTQDPLGATQKMDPVLQTPGDPLTPREESTELPLLEHLH